A stretch of Brassica napus cultivar Da-Ae chromosome C6, Da-Ae, whole genome shotgun sequence DNA encodes these proteins:
- the LOC106405048 gene encoding aldehyde oxidase GLOX1-like produces MRASRRLLWKLSVIVFLAVYSQPSFSEVENCPADAGSSDTGNRREAAELKPPDLRADGVDTDPTPKGPEMNWPGKWELFLKNSGVSAMHAILMPKINKVQFYDATIWRISKIKLPPGVPCHVYDTKTNAIDCWAHSVLIDIETGNIRPLALSTDTWCSSGGLTINGTLVSTGGFQGGGNTARYLSTCENCGWVEYPTALAARRWYSTQATLPDGSFIVVGGRDALNYEYIYQEGVDNKKLYDSQLLRETDDPAENNLYPFVWLNTDGNLFMFANNRSILLNPKTNRVIREFPQLPGGARNYPGSASSALLPIRLDVQNPAVIPADVLICGGARQDAFYRAETKKIYEPALKDCQRISLNSKNPVWVTEAMPMPRVMSDAVLLPNGEVIIINGVRRGTSGWGNGRDPLFSPIMYAPDKPLGQRFKELAPSPIARVYHSIALALPDGKVLVGGSNTNDGYKYDVMFPTEVRLQKYSPPYLDPALANLRPTIVNTATPKQIRYGERFNIRIHLNQKDVTKENVKVTMLAPPFTTHAVSMNMRLLILGIFDIKKEVRDLHQIHAIAPPSGKVAPPGYYLLFVVYNGVPSVGEWIQIV; encoded by the exons atgAGAGCCTCAAGAAGACTCTTATGGAAACTATCTGTCATTGTTTTCTTGGCAGTCTATTCTCAGCCATCCTTTTCGGAGGTAGAAAACTGCCCTGCCGATGCTGGTTCATCTGATACTGGGAACAGACGCGAAGCCGCCGAGCTAAAACCACCAGACCTTAGGGCTGATGGTGTCGACACCGACCCCACCCCCAAAGGTCCTGAAATGAATTGGCCCGGAAAATGGGAGTTATTCCTGAAGAACTCTGGCGTATCCGCTATGCACGCCATTCTTATGCCAAAGATCAACAAAGTCCAGTTTTATGATGCAACCATTTGGAGAATTTCAAAGATCAAGCTCCCTCCTGGTGTACCTTGCCATGTTTATGACACAAAGACAAATGCCATTGATTGTTGGGCTCACTCCGTTCTCATCGATATCGAAACCGGAAACATCAGGCCTCTCGCG CTTTCGACGGACACATGGTGTTCCTCAGGAGGCTTAACCATAAATGGGACATTGGTAAGCACAGGAGGGTTCCAAGGAGGAGGAAACACGGCGAGATACCTTTCGACCTGCGAAAACTGCGGTTGGGTGGAGTACCCAACCGCATTAGCTGCAAGGAGATGGTACTCAACACAAGCCACTCTCCCTGATGGCAGTTTCATCGTTGTTGGAGGCCGAGACGCTCTCAACTACGAGTATATCTATCAAGAAGGGGTCGACAACAAGAAACTCTATGACTCGCAGCTTCTTAGAGAAACAGATGATCCAGCAGAAAACAATCTGTACCCATTTGTTTGGCTCAACACCGATGGTAACCTCTTCATGTTCGCCAACAACCGTTCCATCCTTCTTAACCCGAAAACAAATAGAGTCATCAGAGAGTTCCCTCAGCTCCCTGGCGGTGCCCGTAACTACCCTGGCTCCGCCTCCTCAGCACTTCTCCCCATCCGCCTCGACGTCCAGAACCCTGCCGTCATCCCTGCTGATGTCCTCATCTGCGGTGGCGCCAGACAAGACGCATTCTACCGTGCTGAAACCAAGAAGATCTACGAACCGGCCTTGAAAGACTGCCAGAGGATCAGCCTCAACAGTAAGAACCCTGTATGGGTCACAGAGGCGATGCCAATGCCGCGTGTCATGAGTGATGCTGTCCTCCTTCCCAACGGTGAAGTCATAATCATTAACGGCGTGAGACGTGGAACCTCGGGATGGGGTAACGGCAGAGATCCACTTTTCTCCCCGATCATGTACGCGCCAGACAAACCGTTAGGCCAACGTTTCAAAGAGCTCGCTCCTTCCCCCATCGCGCGCGTGTACCACTCCATCGCACTCGCTCTCCCCGACGGTAAAGTTCTTGTAGGTGGAAGCAACACTAACGACGGTTACAAGTACGATGTTATGTTCCCAACCGAGGTCCGCCTCCAGAAATACTCGCCGCCTTACCTCGACCCGGCTCTCGCTAATTTGAGACCAACTATTGTGAACACCGCTACACCGAAACAGATCAGGTACGGAGAGAGGTTTAACATAAGGATCCACCTCAACCAAAAAGATGTGACGAAGGAGAATGTTAAGGTTACAATGTTGGCACCACCGTTTACTACACATGCTGTGTCGATGAACATGAGGTTGCTCATTTTGGGTATCTTTGATATCAAGAAAGAGGTTCGCGACCTTCATCAGATCCATGCCATTGCTCCTCCGAGTGGAAAGGTTGCTCCTCCTGGCTATTATCTTCTCTTTGTTGTTTACAATGGTGTGCCGAGCGTTGGAGAATGGATCCAAATCGTCTAA
- the LOC106406727 gene encoding probable plastidic glucose transporter 2 has product MWGSQSSSMYKRTPSRDYSPMGDVEDNSRLLLDGDDVSKETETTNPPWICSLPHVLVATLSSFLFGYHLGVVNEPLESISSDLGFTGNTLAEGLVVSVCLGGAFIGSLFSGGAADGLGRRRAFQLSALPMILGAFVSGVSNSLAVMLLGRFLVGTGMGLGPPVAALYVTEVSPAFVRGTYGSFIQIATCLGLMAALFIGIPVHNITGWWRVCFWLSTIPAAALALGMFFCAESPQWLFKQGRIAEAEAEFERLLGGSHVKTAMAELHKLELDKTDEPDFVTLTELLYGRHSRVVFIGSTLFALQQLSGINAVFYFSSTVFKSAGVPSDMANIFVGISNLLGSLIAMVLMDKVGRKLLLLWSFIGMALAMALQVGATSSYLPHFSALCLSVGGTLVFVLTFALGAGPVPGLLLPEIFPSRIRAKALALCLSVHWVINFFVGLLFLKLLEQLGPRLLYSMFSTFCLMAVMFVKRNVIETKGKTLQEIEISLLAKP; this is encoded by the exons ATGTGGGGTTCGCAATCGTCTTCGATGTACAAGAGAACGCCATCGAGAGATTATTCTCCAATGGGCGACGTCGAAGATAACTCACGTCTCTTACTGGATGGTGACGACGTGAGCAAGGAAACGGAAACCACGAATCCTCCATGGATCTGCTCTCTCCCACACGTCCTTGTCGCTACGCTTTCTTCTTTCCTCTTCGGCTACCACTTAGG AGTTGTTAATGAACCGCTTGAAAGCATTTCTTCTGATCTTGGCTTCACTGGAAATACATTAGCTGAAG GCTTGGTGGTTAGTGTATGTCTTGGTGGCGCGTTCATCGGATCTTTATTCAGCGGTGGAGCTGCTGATGGACTCGGACGGCGGAGAGCCTTTCAGCTTTCTGCCTTGCCTATGATCTTAGGTGCTTTCGTTAG TGGAGTTAGTAATAGCTTAGCTGTCATGCTTTTGGGGAGATTCTTGGTTGGAACTGGCATGGGTCTTGGCCCACCTGTGGCAGCACTCTATGTCACAGAG GTATCACCAGCTTTTGTTAGGGGGACTTATGGAAGCTTCATACAGATAGCTACATGTCTGGGACTGATGGCAGCTCTGTTTATAGGGATTCCTGTCCATAACATAACTGGTTG GTGGCGTGTCTGTTTCTGGTTATCAACCATTCCTGCTGCGGCACTTGCTTTAGGGATGTTCTTCTGTGCCGAGTCTCCCCAGTGGCTATTTAAG CAAGGGAGGATAGCTGAAGCAGAAGCTGAGTTTGAGAGGCTACTCGGAGGGTCTCATGTGAAAACAGCTATGGCAGAATTACATAAACTAGAACTAGACAAAACGGACGAGCCAGATTTTGTGACTCTCACCGAGCTCTTATATGGTCGGCATTCAAGag TTGTTTTTATTGGATCAACCCTGTTTGCTTTGCAACAGCTATCTGGTATAAATGCtgttttttatttctcttcTACCGTTTTCAAAAGTGCCGGAGTACCATCAGACATGGCCAACATATTTGTCGGAATCTCAAACCTCTTGG GGTCTCTAATCGCAATGGTGTTGATGGATAAAGTAGGAAGAAAGCTTCTTCTCCTTTGGAGTTTCATTGGCATG GCATTAGCAATGGCACTTCAAGTTGGTGCTACAAGTTCATACTTGCCGCATTTTTCGGCTCTGTGTTTATCAGTCGGTGGCACTCTTGT GTTTGTGCTAACATTCGCCCTAGGAGCTGGTCCAGTGCCAGGTTTACTCCTGCCTGAAATCTTCCCAAGCCGAATCAGAGCAAAAGCTTTGGCTCTCTGCTTGTCTGTGCATTgg GTCATAAATTTCTTCGTGGGTTTACTATTTCTGAAGTTGCTTGAGCAGCTTGGTCCTCGGCTACTATACTCGATGTTCTCAACGTTCTGTTTAATGGCGGTGATGTTCGTGAAGAGGAACGTGATCGAGACCAAAGGAAAAACACTTCAAGAGATTGAGATTTCTCTGCTAGCCAAACCATGA
- the LOC106402387 gene encoding calmodulin-binding transcription activator 4-like isoform X1: protein MQSEYDVSTLYQEAHTRWLKPPEVHFILLNHERYRLTDKPPHKPTSGSVLLYNKRVLKFFRKDGHQWKRKKDGRAIAEAHERLKVGNVEALQCYYAHGEHEPSFQRRIYWILDPEYEHIALVHYRDVSDGKEGKHSSGTVVQFSPNPSDLFSSPVSIGTQNASYSHLIGDSTDIHQHHSSTSPGVNSDVVFKSNGVETTPKGSGSSYEFETREALKRLEEQLSLGDDNNVVHNESLDGLQFLDFSTDVDHLVPPLATVHQRPESSSKLGRCYGGYVGGAQYNVSTVGSPLHSLNSLLSLECTEEINAQPAAGHQRAENNRLGRCYGGYIGAEYHSNNLMLVKNDSGGSGGSGDQKAESWKDVLEACEASIALNSEQGSTPSSAKGLLTGMQEDSNLSYSNQADQATLLLPQELASSFELPTCYSELGALANNANNSRMELPFEQVMNQTVAYKQKFTIQDISPEWGYANETTKVIIIGSFLCDTTWSCMFGSTEVPFEIIKEGVLRCQAPPCGPGKVNLCITSGDGLSCSQIKEFEYREKPDDTSCPWSSRDELLLLVRLVQTLVSDSKSNLEPWSHILETILDGTATSSSTVDWLLQELLKDKLDVWLSSRPRQDEDQTSCCSLSKQEQGIIHMVAGLGFEWALHPILARGVSVDFRDINGWSALHWAARFGSEKLVAALIASGASAGAVTDPTAQDPAGKTAASIAASNGHKGLAGYLSEVALTNHLSSLTLEETESSKDTAHLQAEMTLNSISERSPHSLKDTLAAVRNAAQAVARIQAAFRAHSFRKRQQREAAMASYFQEYGIYADIKGVSAMSKQAFGNVKSYHSAALSIQKNYRRYKRRKEFLLLRQKVVKIQAHVRGYQIRKHYKVICWAVGILDKVVLRWRRKGAGLRGFRQDVEDSEEEDILKVFRKQKVDAAVNEAFSRVLSMANSPEARQQYHRVLKRYCQTKAELGKTET from the exons ATGCAGTCCG aatACGATGTTAGTACTCTGTACCAAGAAGCGCATACTCGTTGGTTGAAACCTCCCGAGGTGCACTTCATTTTGCTGAATCATGAACGATATCGGCTAACAGATAAGCCACCTCATAAGCCTACAA GTGGATCGGTGTTGCTTTACAATAAAAGGGTTCTTAAGTTCTTCCGTAAAGATGGTCATCAATGGAAgagaaagaaggatggtaggGCTATTGCCGAAGCTCACGAACGTCTTAAG GTGGGTAACGTGGAGGCTTTGCAATGTTACTATGCACATGGAGAGCATGAACCTTCTTTCCAGAGGCGTATCTACTGGATCCTAGACCC GGAATACGAACATATTGCCCTTGTTCATTACAGGGATGTGAGTGATGGAAAAGAG GGAAAACACTCTAGTGGAACCGTTGTGCAGTTTTCACCGAATCCTTCGGATCTCTTTTCAAGTCCAGTCTCCATTGGGACTCAGAATGCAAGCTACAGTCACCTCATTGGTGATTCTACCGACATACATCAGCACCATTCGTCTACTTCGCCGGGTGTTAACTCTGACGTTGTCTTTAAGAGTAACGGAGTTGAGACCACCCCGAAAGGCAGTGGAAGTTCTTATGAGTTTGAGACCAGGGAGGCTTTAAAGAGGCTTGAGGAACAACTTAGTCTTGGTGATGATAATAATGTTGTTCATAACGAAAGTTTGGATGGTCTCCAGTTTCTAGACTTTAGTACGGATGTTGATCACCTTGTTCCACCACTAGCGACTGTGCATCAGCGACCAGAGAGTAGCAGCAAACTAGGGAGATGCTACGGAGGGTATGTTGGAGGAGCCCAATATAATGTGAGTACTGTAGGTTCACCACTCCATAGTTTGAATAGTCTCCTATCTTTAGAGTGTACGGAGGAGATCAATGCTCAACCAGCAGCTGGACATCAGAGAGCAGAGAATAACAGGCTGGGGAGATGTTACGGAGGGTATATTGGAGCTGAATATCATTCCAACAATCTCATGCTCGTAAAGAATGATTCAG GTGGTAGTGGAGGGAGTGGTGATCAAAAGGCTGAATCCTGGAAAGATGTGCTGGAGGCATGTGAGGCTTCTATAGCTCTTAACTCTGAG CAGGGAAGCACACCAAGTTCAGCTAAAGGATTGCTAACTGGAATGCAGGAAGATTCTAACTTGAGTTACAGCAACCAGGCTGACCAAG cTACATTGTTGTTGCCTCAAGAACTTGCTTCTTCTTTTGAACTTCCTACTTGTTATTCTGAGCTGGGAGCTCTAGCAAATAATGCCAACAACAGTAGAATGGAGTTGCCTTTCGAGCAAGTAATGAATCAGACAGTTGCATATAAGCAAAAGTTTACTATCCAGGACATATCACCAGAGTGGGGTTACGCTAATGAAACTACAAAG GTGATAATCATTGGATCATTTCTCTGTGATACAACATGGTCTTGCATGTTTGGGAGTACTGAAGTTCCTTTCGAGATCATTAAGGAAGGCGTTCTACGGTGCCAAGCCCCTCCATGTGGCCCTGGCAAAGTGAATCTATGCATCACTTCTGGAGATGGACTCTCGTGTAGCCAAATAAAGGAGTTTGAGTATCGTGAGAAGCCTGATGACACGTCTTGCCCTTGGAGCAGTCGAGATGAGCTTTTGTTACTTGTAAGGCTTGTGCAAACACTTGTATCGGACAGTAAAAGTAACCTAGAGCCATGGAGCCATATCTTAGAAACGATCCTAGATGGCACTGCAACATCATCAAGTACAGTTGATTGGCTTCTACAAGAACTGCTTAAAGACAAGCTGGATGTGTGGCTGTCTTCAAGACCCCGCCAAGATGAAGATCAAACATCTTGTTGTTCTCTGTCAAAGCAAGAACAAGGCATTATTCATATGGTTGCAGGCCTTGGCTTCGAGTGGGCGCTACATCCAATTCTTGCTCGTGGAGTCAGTGTGGATTTTCGTGATATTAATGGATGGAGTGCTCTTCATTGGGCTGCACGTTTCGGGAG TGAAAAACTGGTGGCTGCACTTATAGCATCAGGGGCATCAGCTGGAGCAGTGACTGATCCCACTGCCCAAGACCCAGCCGGTAAAACTGCAGCTTCAATAGCTGCCTCTAATGGCCACAAGGGTCTTGCAGGTTACTTATCAGAGGTGGCGTTAACAAACCATCTCTCCTCGCTCACACTCGAAGAAACCGAAAGTTCTAAAGACACTGCGCACTTACAAGCAGAGATGACTTTGAATTCCATCTCAGAACGAAGCCCACATTCACTGAAAGACACGCTGGCTGCAGTGAGAAACGCAGCTCAAGCAGTTGCGAGAATCCAAGCAGCATTTCGTGCACATTCGTTTAGGAAGCGACAGCAGAGAGAAGCAGCTATGGCTTCTTACTTTCAAGAGTATGGGATCTATGCAGATATCAAAGGGGTCTCGGCCATGTCTAAGCAAGCGTTTGGAAATGTAAAGAGCTACCATTCGGCAGCTTTATCTATTCAGAAGAATTACCGTCGCTATAAACGCAGAAAAGAGTTTCTTTTGCTTCGCCAGAAAGTTGTGAAGATACAG GCTCATGTTCGAGGTTACCAAATAAGGAAGCATTACAAGGTTATATGCTGGGCGGTAGGGATATTAGATAAGGTTGTACTGAGGTGGAGGAGAAAAGGAGCTGGGCTAAGAGGGTTCAGGCAAGACGTAGAAGACAGTGAAGAGGAAGATATTCTCAAGGTGTTTCGTAAGCAGAAAGTAGATGCTGCAGTGAACGAGGCTTTCTCACGTGTTCTGTCCATGGCTAACTCTCCAGAGGCTCGCCAGCAATACCACCGCGTGCTCAAGAGATACTGTCAGACAAAG GCTGAGCTTGGGAAGACAGAGACATAA
- the LOC106402387 gene encoding calmodulin-binding transcription activator 4-like isoform X2 produces MQSEYDVSTLYQEAHTRWLKPPEVHFILLNHERYRLTDKPPHKPTSGSVLLYNKRVLKFFRKDGHQWKRKKDGRAIAEAHERLKVGNVEALQCYYAHGEHEPSFQRRIYWILDPEYEHIALVHYRDVSDGKEGKHSSGTVVQFSPNPSDLFSSPVSIGTQNASYSHLIGDSTDIHQHHSSTSPGVNSDVVFKSNGVETTPKGSGSSYEFETREALKRLEEQLSLGDDNNVVHNESLDGLQFLDFSTDVDHLVPPLATVHQRPESSSKLGRCYGGYVGGAQYNVSTVGSPLHSLNSLLSLECTEEINAQPAAGHQRAENNRLGRCYGGYIGAEYHSNNLMLVKNDSGGSGGSGDQKAESWKDVLEACEASIALNSEGSTPSSAKGLLTGMQEDSNLSYSNQADQATLLLPQELASSFELPTCYSELGALANNANNSRMELPFEQVMNQTVAYKQKFTIQDISPEWGYANETTKVIIIGSFLCDTTWSCMFGSTEVPFEIIKEGVLRCQAPPCGPGKVNLCITSGDGLSCSQIKEFEYREKPDDTSCPWSSRDELLLLVRLVQTLVSDSKSNLEPWSHILETILDGTATSSSTVDWLLQELLKDKLDVWLSSRPRQDEDQTSCCSLSKQEQGIIHMVAGLGFEWALHPILARGVSVDFRDINGWSALHWAARFGSEKLVAALIASGASAGAVTDPTAQDPAGKTAASIAASNGHKGLAGYLSEVALTNHLSSLTLEETESSKDTAHLQAEMTLNSISERSPHSLKDTLAAVRNAAQAVARIQAAFRAHSFRKRQQREAAMASYFQEYGIYADIKGVSAMSKQAFGNVKSYHSAALSIQKNYRRYKRRKEFLLLRQKVVKIQAHVRGYQIRKHYKVICWAVGILDKVVLRWRRKGAGLRGFRQDVEDSEEEDILKVFRKQKVDAAVNEAFSRVLSMANSPEARQQYHRVLKRYCQTKAELGKTET; encoded by the exons ATGCAGTCCG aatACGATGTTAGTACTCTGTACCAAGAAGCGCATACTCGTTGGTTGAAACCTCCCGAGGTGCACTTCATTTTGCTGAATCATGAACGATATCGGCTAACAGATAAGCCACCTCATAAGCCTACAA GTGGATCGGTGTTGCTTTACAATAAAAGGGTTCTTAAGTTCTTCCGTAAAGATGGTCATCAATGGAAgagaaagaaggatggtaggGCTATTGCCGAAGCTCACGAACGTCTTAAG GTGGGTAACGTGGAGGCTTTGCAATGTTACTATGCACATGGAGAGCATGAACCTTCTTTCCAGAGGCGTATCTACTGGATCCTAGACCC GGAATACGAACATATTGCCCTTGTTCATTACAGGGATGTGAGTGATGGAAAAGAG GGAAAACACTCTAGTGGAACCGTTGTGCAGTTTTCACCGAATCCTTCGGATCTCTTTTCAAGTCCAGTCTCCATTGGGACTCAGAATGCAAGCTACAGTCACCTCATTGGTGATTCTACCGACATACATCAGCACCATTCGTCTACTTCGCCGGGTGTTAACTCTGACGTTGTCTTTAAGAGTAACGGAGTTGAGACCACCCCGAAAGGCAGTGGAAGTTCTTATGAGTTTGAGACCAGGGAGGCTTTAAAGAGGCTTGAGGAACAACTTAGTCTTGGTGATGATAATAATGTTGTTCATAACGAAAGTTTGGATGGTCTCCAGTTTCTAGACTTTAGTACGGATGTTGATCACCTTGTTCCACCACTAGCGACTGTGCATCAGCGACCAGAGAGTAGCAGCAAACTAGGGAGATGCTACGGAGGGTATGTTGGAGGAGCCCAATATAATGTGAGTACTGTAGGTTCACCACTCCATAGTTTGAATAGTCTCCTATCTTTAGAGTGTACGGAGGAGATCAATGCTCAACCAGCAGCTGGACATCAGAGAGCAGAGAATAACAGGCTGGGGAGATGTTACGGAGGGTATATTGGAGCTGAATATCATTCCAACAATCTCATGCTCGTAAAGAATGATTCAG GTGGTAGTGGAGGGAGTGGTGATCAAAAGGCTGAATCCTGGAAAGATGTGCTGGAGGCATGTGAGGCTTCTATAGCTCTTAACTCTGAG GGAAGCACACCAAGTTCAGCTAAAGGATTGCTAACTGGAATGCAGGAAGATTCTAACTTGAGTTACAGCAACCAGGCTGACCAAG cTACATTGTTGTTGCCTCAAGAACTTGCTTCTTCTTTTGAACTTCCTACTTGTTATTCTGAGCTGGGAGCTCTAGCAAATAATGCCAACAACAGTAGAATGGAGTTGCCTTTCGAGCAAGTAATGAATCAGACAGTTGCATATAAGCAAAAGTTTACTATCCAGGACATATCACCAGAGTGGGGTTACGCTAATGAAACTACAAAG GTGATAATCATTGGATCATTTCTCTGTGATACAACATGGTCTTGCATGTTTGGGAGTACTGAAGTTCCTTTCGAGATCATTAAGGAAGGCGTTCTACGGTGCCAAGCCCCTCCATGTGGCCCTGGCAAAGTGAATCTATGCATCACTTCTGGAGATGGACTCTCGTGTAGCCAAATAAAGGAGTTTGAGTATCGTGAGAAGCCTGATGACACGTCTTGCCCTTGGAGCAGTCGAGATGAGCTTTTGTTACTTGTAAGGCTTGTGCAAACACTTGTATCGGACAGTAAAAGTAACCTAGAGCCATGGAGCCATATCTTAGAAACGATCCTAGATGGCACTGCAACATCATCAAGTACAGTTGATTGGCTTCTACAAGAACTGCTTAAAGACAAGCTGGATGTGTGGCTGTCTTCAAGACCCCGCCAAGATGAAGATCAAACATCTTGTTGTTCTCTGTCAAAGCAAGAACAAGGCATTATTCATATGGTTGCAGGCCTTGGCTTCGAGTGGGCGCTACATCCAATTCTTGCTCGTGGAGTCAGTGTGGATTTTCGTGATATTAATGGATGGAGTGCTCTTCATTGGGCTGCACGTTTCGGGAG TGAAAAACTGGTGGCTGCACTTATAGCATCAGGGGCATCAGCTGGAGCAGTGACTGATCCCACTGCCCAAGACCCAGCCGGTAAAACTGCAGCTTCAATAGCTGCCTCTAATGGCCACAAGGGTCTTGCAGGTTACTTATCAGAGGTGGCGTTAACAAACCATCTCTCCTCGCTCACACTCGAAGAAACCGAAAGTTCTAAAGACACTGCGCACTTACAAGCAGAGATGACTTTGAATTCCATCTCAGAACGAAGCCCACATTCACTGAAAGACACGCTGGCTGCAGTGAGAAACGCAGCTCAAGCAGTTGCGAGAATCCAAGCAGCATTTCGTGCACATTCGTTTAGGAAGCGACAGCAGAGAGAAGCAGCTATGGCTTCTTACTTTCAAGAGTATGGGATCTATGCAGATATCAAAGGGGTCTCGGCCATGTCTAAGCAAGCGTTTGGAAATGTAAAGAGCTACCATTCGGCAGCTTTATCTATTCAGAAGAATTACCGTCGCTATAAACGCAGAAAAGAGTTTCTTTTGCTTCGCCAGAAAGTTGTGAAGATACAG GCTCATGTTCGAGGTTACCAAATAAGGAAGCATTACAAGGTTATATGCTGGGCGGTAGGGATATTAGATAAGGTTGTACTGAGGTGGAGGAGAAAAGGAGCTGGGCTAAGAGGGTTCAGGCAAGACGTAGAAGACAGTGAAGAGGAAGATATTCTCAAGGTGTTTCGTAAGCAGAAAGTAGATGCTGCAGTGAACGAGGCTTTCTCACGTGTTCTGTCCATGGCTAACTCTCCAGAGGCTCGCCAGCAATACCACCGCGTGCTCAAGAGATACTGTCAGACAAAG GCTGAGCTTGGGAAGACAGAGACATAA